A portion of the Melanotaenia boesemani isolate fMelBoe1 chromosome 2, fMelBoe1.pri, whole genome shotgun sequence genome contains these proteins:
- the LOC121634766 gene encoding retinoic acid-induced protein 3, with protein MMAFSSKKHKSVFPLLFLLYAPLTCLSQSTNSSSNSSSVSPTSSSDITTPQNVRGCGTGLDPVYRYLCDRRAAWGIVLETLASTGFLFSMGLLLGLLLWSLCTCISSRHQRSSIGGVVLCMCMFLLATAGIFAITFSFIISLTPQTCPTRIFLFSVLFSLAFSCLLARCLALLGFAAVRGWGEPAVALGLFIVQVIISAQWLIIVLVRDKKPCEYSQEEFVMLQIYVLCLLAIGLILSLQVLCRSCLTYSYSYTGPTNQQWRVQAMLLCLTLFVCTCIWVVWITMLVKGNYEMGRRPTWDDPLVSIALVANGWVLLLGHGLAQITFFCRGEATSKDLPLSFEGWTSPNADVPGLGSQKEGRENGSFESDGENRRGKRTEPKLRSPYESAFSMKEIDPDKDYSIPRPQTTNYSEPYDDYYGQD; from the exons ATGATGGCTTTTTCATccaaaaagcacaaatctgttttcccgctcctcttcctcctctatgCCCCTCTCACTTGTCTATCCCAGTCAACCAACAGCAGCTCCAACAGCAGCTCAGTCAGTCCCACCAGTTCCTCTGATATCACCACCCCGCAGAATGTGCGAGGCTGCGGCACAGGACTGGATCCAGTATACAGGTATCTGTGTGACCGCCGGGCAGCATGGGGGATTGTGTTAGAGACCCTGGCCTCTACAGGCTTCCTCTTCAGCATGGGTCTCCTGTTGGGCCTGCTGCTGTGGTCCTTGTGCACTTGCATATCATCCCGGCACCAACGCAGCAGCATCGGGGGCGTGGTGCTCTGCATGTGCATGTTCCTGCTGGCCACAGCTGGGATCTTTGCCATCACCTTTTCCTTCATCATCAGCCTCACCCCTCAGACCTGCCCCACCAGGATCTTCCTGTTCAGCGTGCTCTTTTCTCTGGCCTTCTCCTGCCTGCTGGCTCGCTGCCTCGCTCTGCTGGGCTTTGCAGCTGTCCGTGGCTGGGGTGAGCCCGCTGTGGCCCTGGGGCTCTTCATCGTGCAGGTCATTATCTCAGCCCAGTGGCTTATCATCGTGCTGGTCCGGGACAAGAAACCCTGCGAGTACAGCCAGGAGGAGTTTGTCATGCTCCAGATCTACGTGCTGTGCCTTCTGGCTATCGGTTTGATCCTTTCCCTGCAGGTCTTGTGTCGCTCCTGCCTCACGTACAGCTACAGCTACACAGGGCCCACCAACCAGCAGTGGAGGGTCCAGGCCATGCTGCTCTGCCTCACGCTGTTTGTCTGCACCTGCATCTGGGTGGTGTGGATCACTATGCTGGTCAAGGGGAACTATGAGATGGGCCGCCGGCCGACTTGGGATGACCCACTAGTGAGCATTGCCTTGGTGGCTAATGGCTGGGTATTGCTGCTGGGGCATGGGTTGGCCCAGATCACCTTCTTTTGCAGAGGGGAGGCCACATCTAAGGATCTCCCTCTGAGCTTTGAAGGCTGGACCAGCCCTAATGCTGATGTCCCCGGACTGGGAAGCCAGAAAGAGGGAAGAGAAAATGGAAGCTTTGAGAGTGACGGTGAAAACAGGAGAG GCAAGCGAACTGAGCCGAAGCTACGATCGCCCTATGAGTCTGCATTCTCCATGAAG GAGATCGACCCTGACAAAGATTACAGCATTCCTCGTCCTCAGACCACCAACTACAGTGAACCGTATGATGACTATTatggacaggattaa